From a single Fusobacterium ulcerans ATCC 49185 genomic region:
- a CDS encoding NAD(P)H-dependent flavin oxidoreductase, which yields MLAIGDLKIDIPIIQGGMAIRASMAKLAAAVANEGGIGVIAGTALSIDELKKEIKRAKDMIVNKGGALGVNIMYATTDFMDLVHASIEAGIDVIIFGAGFSRDIFEVAKGTGVKIIPVVSSLKLAKISQKLGADAIVVEGGNAGGHLGTEKDSWDIVGEIAENVSIPVFGAGGVITPEDAERMLALGADGVQMGSRFIAAEECEVDDFFKQMYINCKEGDVVEMMSSAGLPANAIISPYVKKVLNETTEPPKHCDRCLKKCTYKFCVNERLVKAHDGNYEEGIFFAGRDAWKINEILSVKEIFDRFKKVFKE from the coding sequence ATGTTAGCAATAGGTGATTTAAAAATAGACATCCCAATTATCCAAGGTGGAATGGCAATCAGAGCATCAATGGCAAAACTAGCTGCTGCTGTTGCAAATGAAGGTGGAATAGGAGTAATAGCTGGAACAGCATTATCAATAGATGAACTAAAAAAAGAGATCAAAAGAGCAAAAGATATGATTGTAAATAAAGGTGGAGCATTAGGTGTAAACATCATGTATGCTACTACTGACTTTATGGATCTTGTACATGCTTCTATTGAGGCAGGAATTGATGTCATCATATTTGGTGCTGGATTCTCAAGAGATATATTTGAAGTGGCTAAAGGAACTGGGGTAAAAATAATACCAGTTGTATCATCTCTTAAATTAGCTAAAATTTCTCAAAAATTAGGAGCAGATGCTATTGTTGTTGAAGGTGGAAATGCTGGAGGACACTTAGGAACTGAAAAAGATTCATGGGATATAGTTGGAGAAATTGCTGAAAATGTATCTATACCTGTTTTTGGTGCGGGAGGAGTAATAACTCCTGAAGATGCAGAAAGAATGCTTGCATTAGGTGCTGATGGAGTTCAAATGGGAAGTAGATTTATAGCTGCTGAAGAATGTGAAGTAGATGATTTCTTCAAGCAAATGTATATAAATTGTAAAGAGGGAGATGTAGTTGAAATGATGAGTTCTGCTGGTTTGCCAGCTAATGCTATTATTTCTCCTTATGTAAAAAAAGTTTTAAATGAAACTACAGAACCACCAAAGCATTGTGATAGATGTTTAAAGAAATGTACATATAAATTTTGTGTAAATGAAAGACTAGTAAAAGCACATGATGGTAATTATGAGGAAGGAATATTTTTTGCTGGAAGAGATGCATGGAAGATAAATGAAATTCTTTCAGTTAAAGAAATTTTTGATAGATTTAAAAAAGTATTCAAGGAATAA
- a CDS encoding electron transfer flavoprotein subunit alpha/FixB family protein: MNLSDYKGILVFAEQRDGVIQTVGLELIGKAKELAGVLNVPVTAALIGYNVAGLAKTLVEYGADKVVVVDQARLEVYDTEAYTQVFKAIIDAKKPEIVLFGATTLGRDLAPRVSSRMATGLTADCTKLEISEETKGLEMTRPAFGGNLMATIVCPDHRPQMSTVRPGVMQKAPRVEGREGEIENFSVSLDTSKMKVKVVQIVKETANKVDISEAKILVSGGRGIGSAENFAALESVAKEIGATVSASRAAVDAGYIEHDRQVGQTGKTVRPDIYFACGISGAIQHVAGMEESEYIVAINKDKDAPIFNVADLGIVGDANKIAPLLAEELKKAKDAK, from the coding sequence ATGAATTTAAGTGATTATAAAGGAATATTAGTATTTGCAGAACAAAGAGATGGGGTAATTCAAACTGTTGGTTTAGAATTAATTGGAAAAGCTAAAGAATTAGCTGGAGTATTAAATGTACCAGTAACAGCTGCTTTAATAGGGTATAATGTTGCAGGATTAGCAAAAACTCTAGTTGAATATGGAGCTGACAAAGTTGTTGTAGTTGATCAAGCTAGATTAGAAGTTTATGATACTGAAGCTTATACTCAAGTATTTAAAGCTATAATTGATGCTAAAAAACCTGAAATCGTTCTATTTGGAGCTACTACTTTAGGAAGAGATTTAGCACCTAGAGTATCTTCAAGAATGGCTACAGGACTTACAGCTGACTGTACAAAACTTGAAATTTCTGAAGAAACTAAAGGATTGGAAATGACAAGACCTGCATTTGGAGGAAACTTAATGGCAACTATTGTTTGTCCTGATCATAGACCTCAAATGTCTACAGTTAGACCAGGAGTAATGCAAAAAGCTCCAAGAGTAGAAGGAAGAGAAGGAGAAATAGAGAACTTCTCTGTATCTTTAGATACTTCTAAAATGAAAGTTAAAGTTGTTCAAATAGTTAAAGAAACTGCTAATAAAGTAGATATTTCTGAAGCTAAAATACTTGTATCTGGAGGAAGAGGAATCGGTTCAGCTGAGAACTTTGCTGCATTAGAATCTGTAGCTAAAGAAATTGGTGCAACTGTATCTGCTTCAAGAGCAGCTGTTGATGCTGGATATATCGAGCATGACAGACAAGTTGGACAAACTGGTAAAACAGTTAGACCTGACATTTACTTCGCATGTGGAATTTCTGGAGCAATCCAACACGTTGCAGGAATGGAAGAGTCTGAATATATAGTAGCTATAAACAAAGATAAAGATGCACCTATATTCAATGTTGCAGACTTAGGAATTGTTGGAGATGCTAACAAAATAGCTCCATTACTGGCTGAAGAGTTGAAAAAAGCTAAAGATGCTAAGTAA
- a CDS encoding electron transfer flavoprotein subunit beta/FixA family protein: MKIVVCIKQVPDTTEIKLDPVKGTLIRDGVPSIMNPDDKGGLEEALKLKDKYGAHVTVITMGPPQAEAILREAYAMGVDRAILLTDRKFGGADTLATSNTIAAALRNIEADLIIAGRQAIDGDTAQVGPQIAEHLGLPQVSYVKDMQYNTEDNSLTIKRVVEDGYYLVNVQLPALVTVLSEANQPRYMRVGGIVEAFDKPVETWTFDNITIDPAIIGLNGSPTKVKKSFTKGAKQAGKVFELEAKEAVNLIVEKLKEKFVI; the protein is encoded by the coding sequence ATGAAAATAGTAGTTTGTATAAAACAAGTTCCAGACACAACTGAGATCAAATTAGATCCAGTAAAAGGGACACTAATCAGAGATGGAGTTCCTAGTATCATGAACCCAGATGATAAAGGTGGATTGGAAGAAGCTTTAAAACTTAAAGATAAATATGGAGCTCATGTAACAGTTATCACAATGGGACCTCCTCAAGCAGAAGCTATCCTAAGAGAAGCATATGCAATGGGTGTAGATAGAGCTATCCTTTTAACAGATAGAAAATTTGGAGGAGCAGATACTCTAGCTACTTCTAATACTATTGCAGCTGCTTTAAGAAATATAGAAGCTGACCTAATAATCGCAGGAAGACAAGCTATTGATGGAGATACTGCACAAGTAGGACCACAAATAGCTGAACACCTAGGATTACCTCAAGTATCTTATGTAAAAGATATGCAATATAATACAGAAGACAATTCATTAACAATTAAAAGAGTTGTGGAAGATGGATATTACTTAGTAAATGTTCAATTACCTGCTCTAGTTACTGTATTATCAGAAGCTAACCAACCTAGATATATGAGAGTTGGAGGAATTGTTGAAGCTTTTGATAAACCAGTTGAAACTTGGACTTTTGATAATATAACAATAGATCCAGCAATCATTGGATTAAATGGATCACCTACTAAAGTTAAAAAATCATTTACTAAAGGAGCTAAACAAGCTGGTAAAGTATTTGAATTAGAAGCAAAAGAAGCAGTAAACTTAATTGTTGAAAAATTAAAAGAAAAATTTGTTATTTAA
- a CDS encoding aminopeptidase P family protein, whose amino-acid sequence MSIIRERIIKLRELMKKRGIDVYVVPSSDYHQSEYVGEYFKSREFISGFTGSAGTIVVTENEAGLWTDGRYFIQAEKQLKESTITLFKMGEENVPTYIEYIGKNLKNGQCLGFDGKVLSGKNVFDIKTGFGKKEIKIEDRYDLIGEMWSDRPALPKSDVFILAEKYCGESFESKIERVRKKMSNLNTNKHILTSLDDIAWLFNMRGRDVKNNPVSLSYAMISIEEAVLYIDKNKITEEVEKYFIDKNIQLKDYFSIYEDVKTIAKNDVVLLDTAKVNYLIYNSIPAETEILDKPNPSTLMKACKNDIELENLKNAHIKDGVAVTKFMYWLKKNIGGQEITEMSAAEKLESFRKEWADYKEPSFNTISAYEANAAMMHYSANKDSNSQLAPRNLLLVDSGGQYIDGTTDITRTFVLGECSGEVKEHFTLVLKGMLSLSMIKFMYGITGTNLDILARRPVWSRGIDYKCGTGHGVGFLLNVHEGPHSIRWQYNPQVLEAGMTVTNEPGVYIQGSHGIRLENELIVRNAEKTDFGQFMTFETMTYAPLDLDGVVTELLNEEEKEFLNNYHQIVFEKISPFLSEEEKKWLKEYTRKI is encoded by the coding sequence TTGAGCATTATAAGAGAAAGAATCATTAAACTGAGAGAATTGATGAAGAAAAGAGGAATAGATGTGTATGTTGTTCCTTCTTCAGATTACCATCAAAGTGAGTATGTAGGAGAATATTTTAAATCTAGGGAGTTTATATCAGGATTTACAGGATCAGCTGGAACAATAGTAGTAACAGAAAATGAAGCTGGGCTTTGGACTGATGGAAGATATTTTATACAGGCTGAGAAACAGCTTAAAGAAAGTACAATAACTCTTTTTAAAATGGGAGAAGAGAATGTTCCAACATACATTGAATACATAGGAAAAAATCTTAAAAACGGTCAATGTCTAGGATTTGATGGAAAAGTTTTATCAGGAAAAAATGTATTTGATATAAAAACTGGATTTGGAAAAAAAGAAATAAAAATAGAAGATAGATATGATTTGATAGGAGAGATGTGGAGTGACAGACCAGCTCTTCCAAAGTCAGATGTCTTTATACTAGCTGAAAAATATTGTGGTGAAAGTTTTGAAAGTAAGATTGAAAGAGTAAGAAAAAAAATGTCAAATTTGAATACTAATAAGCATATATTAACTTCTCTTGATGATATAGCATGGCTTTTTAATATGAGAGGGAGAGATGTGAAAAATAATCCTGTTTCTCTATCATATGCTATGATTTCTATTGAAGAAGCTGTATTGTATATAGATAAAAATAAAATAACAGAAGAGGTTGAAAAATATTTTATTGATAAAAATATCCAATTAAAAGATTATTTTTCTATATATGAAGATGTGAAAACTATAGCAAAAAATGATGTAGTTCTTTTAGATACAGCTAAAGTAAATTATCTTATTTATAATAGTATTCCAGCAGAAACTGAAATATTAGATAAACCAAATCCAAGTACTCTTATGAAAGCTTGTAAAAATGACATAGAATTAGAAAATCTTAAAAATGCTCATATAAAAGACGGAGTTGCAGTTACAAAATTTATGTATTGGCTTAAAAAAAATATTGGAGGTCAAGAAATAACAGAAATGAGTGCAGCTGAAAAACTAGAATCCTTTAGAAAAGAATGGGCTGATTATAAGGAACCAAGTTTTAATACAATTTCAGCATATGAAGCAAATGCTGCTATGATGCACTATAGTGCCAATAAAGATTCTAACAGTCAACTTGCACCAAGAAATCTTCTTTTAGTAGATTCGGGAGGACAATACATAGATGGAACTACAGATATAACTAGAACTTTTGTATTGGGAGAATGCAGTGGGGAAGTGAAAGAACATTTTACTTTGGTACTAAAAGGAATGCTGTCACTTTCAATGATTAAATTTATGTATGGAATTACAGGAACAAATTTAGATATATTGGCTAGAAGACCAGTATGGTCAAGAGGAATAGATTACAAATGTGGAACTGGGCATGGAGTTGGATTTCTTCTGAATGTACATGAGGGACCTCATAGTATAAGATGGCAGTATAATCCTCAAGTGCTGGAAGCAGGAATGACAGTAACAAATGAACCTGGAGTATATATTCAAGGTTCACATGGAATTAGACTCGAAAATGAATTGATAGTGAGAAATGCTGAAAAAACAGATTTTGGTCAATTTATGACTTTTGAAACAATGACTTATGCTCCATTGGATTTAGATGGGGTAGTTACTGAACTTTTGAATGAAGAGGAAAAAGAATTTTTGAATAATTATCATCAAATAGTATTTGAAAAAATTTCCCCATTCTTGAGTGAAGAAGAAAAAAAATGGTTGAAAGAATATACTAGAAAAATTTAA
- a CDS encoding acyl-CoA dehydrogenase — MEFNIPKTHELFRQMIREFAEKEVKPLAAEVDEEERFPVETVKKMAEIGLMGIPIPKQYGGAGGDNVMYAMAVEELSRVCGTTGVIVSAHTSLGTWPILHFGTEEQKQKYIPKLASGEWLGAFGLTEPNAGTDAAGQQTTAVLDETTNEWVINGSKIFITNAGYADVYVIFGMTDRSKGLKGISAFILETGTPGFSIGKKEKKLGIKGSSTCELIFENVRIPKSNLLGEVGKGFKIAMMTLDGGRIGIASQALGIAQGALDETVGYVKERKQFGRAIAKFQNTQFQLADLEVKIEASRLLVYKAAWRESNNLPYTVDAARAKLFAAETAMEVTTKAVQLHGGYGYTREYPVERMMRDAKITEIYEGTSEVQRMVIAGNLLK, encoded by the coding sequence ATGGAATTTAATATACCTAAGACACATGAACTTTTCAGACAAATGATAAGAGAATTTGCTGAAAAAGAGGTAAAACCTTTAGCTGCTGAAGTAGATGAAGAAGAAAGATTCCCAGTTGAAACAGTTAAAAAAATGGCTGAAATCGGGTTAATGGGAATCCCTATTCCAAAACAATATGGTGGAGCAGGTGGAGATAATGTAATGTATGCAATGGCAGTAGAAGAACTTTCAAGAGTTTGTGGAACTACTGGAGTTATTGTATCTGCACATACTTCACTAGGAACTTGGCCAATATTACACTTTGGTACTGAAGAGCAAAAACAAAAATATATTCCTAAACTAGCAAGCGGAGAATGGTTAGGAGCTTTTGGATTAACTGAGCCAAATGCTGGAACAGATGCTGCTGGACAACAAACTACTGCAGTTTTAGATGAAACTACAAATGAATGGGTTATCAATGGTTCTAAAATATTCATAACAAATGCAGGATATGCAGATGTTTATGTTATATTTGGAATGACTGACAGATCAAAAGGATTAAAAGGAATTTCAGCTTTCATATTAGAAACAGGAACTCCAGGATTCTCTATAGGTAAAAAAGAAAAGAAACTTGGAATCAAAGGATCATCAACTTGTGAATTGATATTTGAAAATGTAAGAATCCCTAAATCAAACCTACTAGGAGAAGTTGGAAAAGGATTCAAAATTGCTATGATGACTCTTGATGGAGGAAGAATAGGAATTGCTTCTCAAGCATTAGGAATTGCTCAAGGTGCTTTAGATGAAACTGTTGGATATGTAAAAGAGAGAAAACAATTCGGAAGAGCTATTGCTAAATTCCAAAACACTCAATTCCAATTAGCTGACTTAGAAGTTAAAATAGAAGCTTCAAGACTTTTAGTTTACAAAGCAGCATGGAGAGAAAGCAACAACCTACCATACACAGTAGATGCAGCAAGAGCTAAACTATTTGCAGCTGAAACTGCTATGGAAGTTACTACTAAAGCAGTTCAACTACATGGAGGATATGGATACACTAGAGAATATCCAGTAGAAAGAATGATGAGAGATGCTAAAATCACTGAGATATATGAAGGAACTTCAGAAGTTCAAAGAATGGTAATAGCAGGAAATCTTTTAAAATAA
- a CDS encoding DUF561 domain-containing protein, with product MSNNKICKLLGIKYPIIQGAMAWIANGNLAGHVSKEGGLGIIAGGGMPCDILRQEIRKAKAITSNPFGVNLMLMMADVEEQINICIEEKVQVVTTGAGNPGPYMEKLKAAGIKVLPVVASVALAKRMERIGADAVIAEGMEGGGHIGSITTMALVPQVVEKVDIPVIAAGGIAGGKQFLAALSLGACGIQVGTKFLVAEECTIHENYKQAILKAKDRSTVSTGNYTGHPVRVIENKFAKLILEKEKEGVPKEEIEQMGTGRLRLAVVDGDVDNGSVMAGQVAAMVNEKTTVKEILESMMKGLEEAKADLDKRMSIWK from the coding sequence ATGAGTAATAACAAGATCTGTAAACTACTTGGAATAAAATATCCAATCATACAAGGAGCAATGGCATGGATCGCTAATGGAAATCTTGCTGGGCATGTTTCTAAAGAGGGAGGTCTAGGAATTATTGCTGGTGGTGGAATGCCTTGTGATATTTTGAGACAGGAAATCAGAAAAGCTAAAGCTATAACTTCTAATCCATTTGGAGTAAATTTAATGCTTATGATGGCAGATGTAGAAGAACAAATCAACATCTGTATAGAAGAAAAAGTCCAAGTAGTGACAACAGGAGCAGGAAATCCAGGGCCCTATATGGAAAAATTAAAAGCAGCAGGAATAAAAGTTTTACCAGTAGTAGCTTCAGTAGCATTAGCTAAAAGAATGGAAAGAATTGGAGCAGATGCTGTAATAGCTGAAGGTATGGAAGGTGGAGGACATATAGGAAGTATAACTACTATGGCTCTTGTACCTCAAGTGGTAGAAAAAGTTGATATCCCAGTAATTGCTGCTGGAGGGATAGCAGGAGGGAAACAATTTTTAGCAGCTCTTTCATTAGGAGCTTGTGGTATACAAGTAGGAACTAAATTTTTAGTAGCTGAAGAGTGTACAATACATGAAAATTATAAACAAGCTATATTGAAAGCTAAAGATAGATCAACTGTATCAACTGGAAACTATACTGGACACCCTGTAAGAGTTATTGAAAATAAATTTGCTAAATTAATATTAGAGAAAGAAAAAGAGGGAGTTCCTAAAGAAGAGATTGAACAAATGGGAACAGGTAGATTAAGACTTGCTGTTGTTGATGGAGATGTTGACAATGGAAGTGTAATGGCAGGACAAGTTGCTGCTATGGTAAATGAAAAAACTACTGTAAAAGAAATACTTGAAAGTATGATGAAAGGTTTGGAAGAAGCAAAAGCAGACCTAGACAAAAGAATGTCAATCTGGAAATAA
- a CDS encoding phosphatase → MSYLIDLHIHTNANPHAYSTLEEDINSALKKGMKVIAITNHGPALQDSPHWWSLANMKVIPNEVEGMRILKGVETNLIDDCGNFDINQRVYDVMDIILCGLHPVEAYGETGNKEKNTRAVLNIMRKQKIDIMVHLGNPQFPLDYEAVVKEAKELNIAIELNNSSLVTSRLGSEPNCQKILELCKQYKCMISLGTDSHISYDIGNFEQAERLLNNTNFPENYIINSSIESLENFLRLRKNLRTKEI, encoded by the coding sequence ATGTCATATCTTATAGATTTACATATACACACAAATGCAAATCCACATGCTTACAGCACATTAGAAGAAGATATAAATTCTGCTTTAAAAAAAGGAATGAAAGTAATTGCCATAACTAATCATGGTCCAGCACTGCAGGATTCTCCTCACTGGTGGAGTCTAGCTAATATGAAAGTTATTCCAAATGAAGTAGAAGGAATGAGAATACTAAAGGGTGTAGAAACTAACCTGATAGATGATTGTGGAAATTTTGATATAAATCAAAGAGTGTATGATGTAATGGATATAATTCTTTGTGGCCTTCACCCAGTAGAAGCTTATGGTGAAACAGGAAATAAAGAAAAAAATACTAGAGCAGTACTTAATATCATGAGAAAACAAAAAATAGACATCATGGTTCATTTAGGAAATCCACAATTTCCTCTTGACTATGAAGCTGTTGTAAAAGAAGCTAAAGAATTGAATATAGCTATTGAACTTAATAATTCATCTTTGGTAACTTCAAGATTAGGATCTGAGCCTAATTGCCAAAAAATACTGGAACTATGCAAACAATATAAATGTATGATTTCATTAGGTACAGATTCACATATTTCTTATGATATAGGAAACTTTGAGCAGGCTGAAAGATTATTAAATAACACTAACTTTCCAGAAAACTACATAATAAACTCATCAATTGAAAGCCTTGAGAACTTCCTTAGATTAAGGAAAAACCTAAGGACAAAAGAGATTTAA
- a CDS encoding MaoC family dehydratase: MNFGDLKIGMKAQVTKTITEADVILYAGITLDINPAHLNEEHAKKTIFKHRIAHGMLTAGLVSAVLGTKLPGEGSIYMGQELMFTAPVYFGDTITATAEIIELIPEKNRVILSTVCTNQDGKEVLKGQAKIMKK, encoded by the coding sequence ATGAATTTCGGAGATTTGAAAATAGGTATGAAGGCTCAAGTAACAAAAACAATTACAGAGGCTGATGTTATTCTTTATGCAGGTATTACGTTGGATATAAATCCAGCTCACTTAAATGAAGAACACGCAAAAAAAACTATTTTCAAACACAGGATAGCACATGGAATGCTAACTGCAGGTCTAGTATCTGCCGTATTAGGAACAAAACTCCCAGGTGAGGGGAGTATCTACATGGGGCAAGAACTAATGTTCACAGCACCAGTTTATTTTGGAGACACTATCACAGCGACTGCTGAGATTATAGAGTTGATTCCAGAAAAAAACAGAGTAATATTATCAACAGTATGTACAAATCAAGATGGTAAAGAAGTATTAAAAGGTCAAGCAAAAATAATGAAAAAATAG
- a CDS encoding LysR family transcriptional regulator, whose translation MNIRHLHIFKAVCDEMNFTRAAEKLYMTQPAVSHVINDLEEETGHILFDRISKKIYLTEMGKIFLNKTLRILELYNDLENNFYSSEKDVPICIGSCITIGNFWLPSIIKKFKKVYPETPLKIQIDSAAAIEKMLLNNTIDIALIEGGVHNENLIKTIFSSYELSVICSSHHPFSKRKSISIEELIKEDLLLREKGSAIRDCLDNVLAGKDIFVAPSWTSTNSQALIQGVKNNLGITVLPDILVANELEKKELKKLFIENIKLNNNNYIVHHKDKHISNTMSAFIESAKQTIP comes from the coding sequence ATGAATATAAGGCATCTGCACATTTTTAAAGCTGTTTGTGATGAGATGAATTTTACCAGAGCTGCTGAAAAACTCTATATGACTCAGCCTGCTGTATCTCATGTAATAAATGATCTAGAAGAAGAAACAGGACATATCCTTTTTGATCGTATATCAAAAAAAATATACCTGACTGAAATGGGAAAAATATTTCTGAATAAAACCTTGAGAATTCTTGAATTGTATAATGACTTAGAAAATAATTTTTATAGTTCTGAAAAAGATGTTCCTATATGTATTGGTTCATGCATAACAATAGGTAATTTTTGGCTTCCTTCTATCATAAAAAAATTTAAAAAAGTTTATCCTGAAACTCCATTAAAAATACAAATTGACAGTGCAGCAGCAATAGAAAAAATGCTTTTGAATAATACTATTGATATAGCCTTAATTGAAGGAGGAGTACATAATGAAAACCTTATTAAAACTATTTTTTCTTCATATGAATTAAGTGTCATCTGTTCTTCACATCATCCTTTTTCCAAAAGGAAATCTATATCAATAGAAGAGCTTATCAAAGAAGATCTTTTATTAAGAGAGAAGGGAAGTGCTATTCGAGATTGTCTTGATAATGTTTTGGCTGGAAAAGATATCTTTGTTGCTCCTTCATGGACAAGTACTAATTCACAAGCTTTGATACAAGGTGTAAAAAATAATCTTGGAATAACTGTTCTCCCAGATATTCTTGTTGCAAATGAGCTTGAAAAAAAAGAATTAAAAAAACTTTTTATTGAAAATATAAAATTAAATAATAATAATTACATTGTTCATCATAAGGATAAACATATTTCAAATACAATGTCTGCCTTTATTGAATCTGCAAAACAAACTATTCCATAA
- the glmS gene encoding glutamine--fructose-6-phosphate transaminase (isomerizing), with protein sequence MCGIIGYVGNDEKAVEVILDGLSKLEYRGYDSAGLAIIEKGHLFVEKKSGKLDNLKESLKGAGHYSNVGIGHTRWATHGVPTDVNSHPHCSCDKKVAVVHNGIIENYAVLKDELIEKGYVFSSDTDSEVAAQLFSYLYTGDLLETIMKVRDKIRGSYALGIIHEEQPDKIICTRKESPLIIGLGKDKNFIASDVPAILKYTRDVIFLENDEIAVIEEGKVTVFDKAGKPITKEVTKIEWDMEQASKNGYPHFMLKEIEEQPAVVERTLEVYIKPDGKVDFGKAFEKIDFEKIKEIDIIACGTAYHAGLQAAYFFKKMAKIKTNVDIASEFRYSDPFLNEENLVIFISQSGETLDTLMALKLARSKGAKTLAITNVVGSTISREADIVLYTVAGPEISVASTKAYTTQVVTFYLLALYVAFKCKRVTLEEYDSYLDKIYSLSEKIGKMFFNKEKIEKIAQEIKDKKNGFYIGRGIDEKITREGSLKMKEITYIHTEAFPAGELKHGPIALIEEGTMIVVVSTQRDMVEKVASNIKELKARGAFVISVTKADYKEILDVSDRVILIDDIDNMVAPLLSMIPLQLLSYYTAVAKGLDVDKPRNLAKSVTVE encoded by the coding sequence ATGTGTGGAATTATCGGATATGTAGGAAATGATGAAAAGGCAGTAGAAGTAATACTTGATGGATTGAGCAAACTTGAATACAGAGGGTACGACTCTGCTGGGCTTGCAATCATTGAAAAAGGACATCTTTTTGTAGAGAAGAAAAGTGGAAAGCTGGATAATCTCAAGGAATCACTTAAAGGTGCAGGACATTATTCAAATGTGGGAATAGGACATACTAGATGGGCTACTCATGGAGTACCAACAGATGTCAATTCGCACCCTCACTGCAGTTGTGATAAAAAAGTAGCAGTAGTTCATAACGGAATAATAGAAAATTATGCTGTATTAAAAGATGAACTTATAGAGAAAGGATACGTTTTTTCTTCTGATACTGACAGTGAAGTAGCAGCACAACTTTTTTCTTATCTTTATACAGGAGATTTGTTAGAAACAATAATGAAAGTAAGGGATAAAATAAGAGGAAGTTATGCTTTAGGTATAATACATGAAGAGCAGCCTGATAAAATCATTTGTACTAGAAAAGAGAGTCCTTTAATTATAGGTTTAGGAAAGGATAAAAATTTTATTGCATCAGATGTTCCAGCTATTTTAAAATATACAAGAGATGTTATTTTCTTAGAAAATGATGAAATAGCTGTTATAGAAGAAGGTAAGGTAACTGTTTTTGATAAAGCTGGAAAACCTATAACAAAAGAAGTTACTAAGATAGAATGGGATATGGAACAAGCAAGTAAAAATGGATATCCCCATTTTATGCTGAAAGAAATTGAGGAACAGCCTGCTGTTGTAGAAAGAACTCTGGAAGTCTATATAAAACCAGATGGAAAAGTAGACTTTGGAAAAGCATTTGAAAAAATTGATTTTGAAAAAATTAAAGAAATTGATATAATTGCATGTGGAACAGCTTATCATGCTGGATTGCAGGCAGCATATTTCTTTAAAAAAATGGCAAAAATAAAAACAAACGTGGATATTGCATCTGAATTTAGATATAGTGATCCTTTTTTAAATGAAGAGAATCTTGTTATATTTATAAGTCAGTCTGGAGAAACTCTTGATACTCTTATGGCATTGAAATTGGCTAGGAGCAAGGGAGCAAAAACTCTGGCAATAACAAATGTAGTTGGATCAACTATTTCAAGAGAAGCAGATATAGTATTGTATACTGTTGCTGGACCTGAAATATCAGTAGCTTCAACAAAAGCCTATACAACACAAGTAGTGACATTTTATCTTCTTGCACTTTATGTAGCATTTAAATGTAAAAGAGTAACTTTAGAAGAATATGACAGTTACTTGGATAAAATTTATAGTTTAAGTGAAAAAATAGGAAAAATGTTCTTTAATAAAGAAAAGATAGAAAAAATAGCTCAAGAGATAAAAGATAAGAAAAATGGCTTCTATATTGGAAGAGGAATAGATGAAAAAATAACAAGAGAGGGATCTCTAAAAATGAAAGAGATAACTTATATTCATACTGAAGCTTTTCCAGCTGGAGAATTAAAGCATGGGCCAATAGCACTTATTGAAGAAGGAACTATGATTGTAGTGGTTTCAACTCAAAGAGATATGGTGGAAAAAGTAGCATCTAATATCAAAGAGCTGAAAGCAAGAGGAGCCTTTGTTATTTCTGTTACAAAGGCAGATTATAAAGAAATTTTAGATGTATCTGACAGAGTGATACTTATAGATGACATAGATAATATGGTAGCTCCATTATTATCTATGATCCCATTGCAACTGTTGTCATATTACACAGCAGTAGCAAAAGGTTTGGATGTTGATAAACCAAGAAATCTTGCAAAATCTGTTACTGTTGAATAA